The following proteins are co-located in the Sphingomonas donggukensis genome:
- a CDS encoding acyl-CoA thioesterase, translated as MTRPGFAFSTTFRVRYAEIDGQRVVFNSRYLEYADVAVTEFWPWTGIADALGTAWTDTEFHVRRTEIDYLKPFVFGDMIEANIRIERVGTSSLTQYFELAHADTGDLHCTIAMVIVNVDLASGRAVPIGDAVRAYLATIPGG; from the coding sequence ATGACCCGTCCCGGCTTCGCCTTCTCCACTACCTTCCGCGTGCGCTATGCTGAAATCGACGGCCAGCGGGTCGTCTTCAATTCGCGCTATCTGGAATATGCCGACGTCGCGGTCACCGAATTCTGGCCGTGGACAGGGATCGCCGATGCACTGGGCACGGCGTGGACCGACACCGAATTTCACGTGCGGCGGACCGAGATCGACTATCTGAAGCCGTTCGTGTTCGGCGACATGATCGAGGCGAACATCCGCATCGAGCGCGTCGGCACGTCGAGCCTGACCCAATATTTCGAGCTTGCCCATGCCGACACCGGCGACCTGCACTGCACGATCGCGATGGTCATCGTGAACGTCGATCTGGCGAGCGGGCGCGCGGTGCCGATCGGCGATGCGGTGCGTGCCTATCTGGCGACGATTCCCGGCGGTTGA
- a CDS encoding sulfite exporter TauE/SafE family protein has translation MTAIDPLYSLAGVFVGMLVGMTGVGGGSLMTPILVLAFGIHPVTAVGTDLLYASATKSVGTVVHGHRGTVDWRVVRRLATGSIPMTLITLATLSRAGTGTKAMGEAIAVVLGAALLLTAVAILFRARIVARMGPWFDGIAERRIAGLTILLGAILGALVSLTSVGAGALGMTALLVLYPRLPVNRLVGSDIAHAVPLTLIAGAGHWAMGGVDFALLLSLLAGSIPGIIAGSLIATRVSERVLTPILAVTLAIVGAKLLL, from the coding sequence ATGACCGCGATCGATCCGCTCTACTCGCTGGCCGGGGTGTTCGTCGGCATGCTCGTCGGCATGACCGGCGTCGGCGGGGGATCGTTGATGACGCCGATCCTTGTGCTGGCGTTCGGCATCCACCCGGTGACCGCGGTCGGCACCGACCTTCTGTACGCATCGGCGACCAAGTCGGTCGGGACGGTCGTCCACGGGCACCGCGGGACGGTCGACTGGCGGGTGGTGCGGCGGCTGGCGACGGGCAGCATCCCCATGACGCTCATCACCCTCGCCACCCTGAGCCGCGCAGGGACCGGCACGAAGGCGATGGGGGAAGCCATCGCCGTGGTGCTTGGGGCGGCCCTGCTGCTGACCGCGGTCGCGATCCTGTTCCGCGCGCGCATCGTCGCGCGGATGGGGCCGTGGTTCGACGGCATCGCCGAGCGCCGGATCGCCGGCCTGACGATCCTGCTCGGCGCGATCCTCGGCGCGCTGGTGTCGCTGACGTCGGTAGGTGCAGGCGCGCTGGGGATGACGGCGCTGCTGGTCCTGTACCCGCGGCTGCCGGTCAACCGGCTGGTCGGGTCGGACATCGCCCATGCCGTCCCGCTGACGCTGATCGCGGGTGCCGGGCATTGGGCAATGGGCGGGGTCGATTTCGCGTTGCTGCTGTCGCTGCTGGCCGGGTCGATTCCGGGGATCATCGCCGGCAGCCTGATCGCGACGCGGGTGTCGGAGCGCGTGCTGACGCCGATCCTGGCGGTGACGCTGGCGATCGTGGGCGCAAAGCTGCTGCTTTGA
- a CDS encoding tyrosine-type recombinase/integrase has product MPKVTKRVVDALVPTGKERFVWDRELPGFGVRQSRAGVITYVFQYRVEGRQRRFKIGRHGAPWTPETARIEARRLIGEIADGRDPQSWRFECRGIPNTAQLCTVYVEEGMYACKPSTISCAQGCVENHITPLLGTRRADTLTRADIERMMRDVAAGKTARTVKKGRRRLARVRGGKGAANNALVILSGALNYAVAQKIRPDNPALGVKQYPGRKLDRFLSPVELARLGDVLAAATALGVESAYALAAIKLLILTGCRKNEVLTLKRTFVDWYHRCLRLPDSKTGAKVVHLGAAAMRLVEGIPEVVSNPFLLPGKKDGTHVTDLQSVWERIRKAAGLEDVRLHDLRHSFASVGADLGDSMLIISKLLGHASPKTTERYTHLFDHPLKAAADRISEQIALSMGETFVQQDAATDPQLPRDIHLAAHVRAKADPVLGAIVQTRWVDTARAAKCLGLTVGTLQTYRWQGTGPAFRKVGRRVVYATSELAAWKSGEVGTFELSQAA; this is encoded by the coding sequence ATGCCCAAGGTAACGAAAAGGGTCGTTGATGCGCTCGTTCCGACCGGCAAGGAGCGGTTCGTATGGGACCGCGAACTTCCCGGCTTCGGTGTGCGACAGTCACGCGCGGGCGTCATCACCTACGTCTTCCAGTATCGGGTCGAGGGTCGCCAGCGGAGGTTCAAGATTGGTCGGCATGGCGCGCCGTGGACTCCGGAGACGGCAAGGATCGAGGCTCGTCGCCTGATCGGTGAAATCGCCGATGGGCGCGATCCGCAGAGCTGGCGCTTCGAGTGCCGTGGGATCCCAAACACCGCCCAGCTTTGCACGGTCTACGTCGAAGAAGGAATGTACGCGTGCAAGCCGAGCACGATCAGCTGTGCACAGGGCTGCGTCGAGAATCACATCACGCCGCTGCTGGGCACCCGGCGCGCCGATACGCTCACCCGCGCCGATATCGAGCGGATGATGCGTGACGTCGCAGCCGGCAAGACCGCCCGCACGGTCAAGAAGGGTCGCCGGCGGCTCGCAAGGGTGCGCGGCGGGAAAGGCGCTGCGAACAATGCCCTGGTCATCTTGTCAGGCGCGCTAAATTATGCGGTCGCGCAGAAGATCCGACCGGACAACCCGGCACTTGGCGTGAAGCAGTACCCCGGGCGCAAGCTCGACCGATTTCTTTCTCCGGTCGAACTGGCGAGGCTCGGCGACGTGCTGGCCGCTGCGACGGCGCTTGGCGTCGAGAGCGCTTATGCGCTGGCGGCGATCAAGCTCCTCATCCTGACCGGCTGCCGCAAAAACGAAGTTCTGACACTGAAGCGGACGTTCGTGGACTGGTATCATCGCTGCCTGCGGCTGCCTGACAGCAAGACCGGCGCGAAGGTCGTCCATCTCGGTGCGGCTGCAATGCGCCTGGTCGAGGGCATTCCCGAAGTCGTGAGTAATCCGTTTTTACTGCCCGGCAAGAAGGACGGAACGCACGTCACCGACCTCCAGTCGGTCTGGGAGCGCATCCGCAAGGCTGCCGGGCTCGAAGATGTGCGCCTTCACGATCTTCGGCACAGCTTTGCGTCGGTCGGCGCCGATCTAGGCGACAGCATGCTGATCATCAGCAAGCTGCTCGGTCACGCCAGCCCGAAGACAACGGAGCGCTACACGCACCTGTTTGATCACCCGCTCAAGGCCGCTGCTGATCGCATTTCCGAGCAGATCGCCTTGAGCATGGGAGAGACATTTGTTCAGCAAGATGCTGCAACTGATCCCCAGCTTCCACGAGACATCCACTTGGCTGCTCACGTGAGAGCAAAGGCCGATCCAGTGCTCGGTGCGATTGTTCAAACGCGATGGGTCGACACAGCTCGAGCTGCCAAGTGCCTCGGACTCACCGTCGGAACGCTTCAGACCTACCGCTGGCAAGGGACGGGTCCAGCCTTTCGCAAGGTTGGCAGGCGCGTCGTTTATGCCACAAGCGAACTAGCGGCGTGGAAGTCTGGCGAGGTGGGGACATTCGAACTCTCGCAGGCGGCGTGA
- a CDS encoding PHA/PHB synthase family protein, whose protein sequence is MSETKTTAPDLADMQHWTWVLGRAQQMMLEAGVEMTKAAPAMPGMFDAAPLLQAQADFWGDTMKLWQRFLDPAHAEPFHETPEQARDKRFKAPEWREQPVFDFIRQSYLTIADHLLKGVDAVEGLDAKQKDQLKFATRGFVDAMSPTNFAATNPQVLNRIVETKGESLLKGLENMLADIQRGQLTHTDTNAFEVGRNIATTPGKVVHRTRLYELIQYTPTTEMVLATPLVIFPPWINRFYILDLTAEKSFIAWAVAQGLSVFVVSWKSADASLADVMWDDYVAAQIDAVDTIRDLLDVPAVHAIGYCVAGTTLAATLAVLTARGEAAKVASATFFTAQVDFADAGELLHFVDDDQLAMIRQVSTDGYLDGRYMAATFNLLRGRDLIWNYVSNNYLMGQDYVPFDLLHWNGDVTNLPSAWHQSYLTDLYRDNRLAQPGSLSVLGVPLDLTTVRTPSYVQAGREDHIAPADSVWKITDHFAGPLRFVLAGSGHIAGVVNPPAAQKYQYWTNDAPAATLEDFVAGATETKGSWWPDWIGWLRDFGATDVPATGARVPGEGKLAAIADAPGEYVRTR, encoded by the coding sequence ATGTCCGAAACCAAGACCACCGCACCCGACCTCGCCGACATGCAGCACTGGACCTGGGTGCTGGGTCGCGCGCAGCAGATGATGCTGGAGGCGGGCGTCGAGATGACGAAGGCGGCGCCGGCGATGCCCGGCATGTTCGACGCCGCGCCGCTCCTCCAGGCGCAGGCCGATTTCTGGGGCGACACGATGAAGCTGTGGCAGCGCTTCCTCGACCCCGCCCATGCCGAGCCGTTCCACGAAACCCCCGAGCAGGCGCGCGACAAGCGCTTCAAGGCGCCCGAGTGGCGCGAGCAGCCCGTGTTCGACTTCATCCGCCAGAGCTATCTGACCATCGCCGACCATCTGCTGAAGGGCGTCGACGCGGTCGAGGGGCTGGATGCCAAGCAGAAGGATCAATTGAAGTTCGCGACCCGCGGCTTCGTCGATGCGATGAGCCCGACCAACTTCGCCGCGACCAACCCGCAGGTGCTGAACCGCATCGTCGAGACGAAGGGCGAAAGCCTGCTCAAAGGCCTGGAGAACATGCTCGCCGACATCCAGCGCGGGCAGCTGACGCACACCGATACCAACGCGTTCGAGGTCGGGCGCAACATCGCCACGACGCCGGGCAAGGTCGTCCACCGCACCCGCCTGTACGAACTGATCCAGTACACCCCGACCACCGAAATGGTGTTGGCGACACCGCTGGTCATCTTCCCGCCGTGGATCAACCGTTTCTACATCCTCGATCTGACCGCGGAGAAGAGCTTCATCGCCTGGGCGGTGGCGCAGGGGCTGAGCGTATTCGTGGTGTCGTGGAAATCCGCCGACGCGTCGCTCGCCGACGTGATGTGGGACGATTATGTCGCGGCGCAGATCGACGCGGTCGACACCATCCGCGACCTGCTCGACGTGCCCGCGGTCCATGCCATCGGCTATTGCGTCGCGGGCACCACGCTCGCCGCGACGCTCGCCGTGCTGACCGCGCGGGGGGAGGCGGCGAAGGTCGCCAGCGCCACCTTCTTCACGGCGCAGGTCGATTTCGCCGACGCCGGTGAGCTGCTGCACTTCGTCGACGACGACCAGCTGGCGATGATCCGTCAGGTTTCCACCGACGGCTATCTCGACGGCCGCTACATGGCGGCGACCTTCAACCTGCTGCGCGGGCGCGACCTGATCTGGAACTACGTCAGCAACAATTATCTGATGGGTCAGGATTATGTGCCGTTCGACCTGCTCCACTGGAACGGCGACGTCACCAACCTGCCGTCGGCGTGGCACCAGAGTTATCTGACCGACCTGTACCGCGACAACCGGCTGGCGCAGCCGGGGTCGCTGTCGGTGCTGGGCGTGCCGCTCGACCTGACGACGGTGAGGACGCCCTCCTATGTCCAGGCTGGGCGCGAGGATCATATCGCGCCGGCGGACAGCGTGTGGAAGATCACCGACCATTTCGCCGGGCCGTTACGCTTCGTGCTGGCGGGATCGGGGCATATCGCCGGGGTCGTGAACCCGCCGGCGGCGCAGAAATATCAGTACTGGACCAACGACGCCCCCGCCGCGACGCTCGAGGACTTCGTCGCCGGCGCGACCGAGACGAAGGGCAGCTGGTGGCCCGACTGGATCGGCTGGCTCCGTGACTTCGGCGCGACGGACGTCCCCGCTACCGGCGCGCGCGTGCCGGGGGAGGGCAAGCTGGCGGCGATCGCCGATGCTCCGGGCGAGTATGTGCGCACGCGCTAG
- a CDS encoding TIR domain-containing protein produces MYNLFVSAGADAWNGQPWTIEIGRCVREYTDKDITAKFGELDAVAIAELKLLPCIFAYENGNNKNPNFGIITDVTRRAAQVRVEYELHPVAPFLTWQDMDTLAFELDLSKWEMNRTHWAVKNLNLQQELARARGIVLPAWVSGARKGVNLADHLFDVALSFPGESRPYVQQVAAALERLIGPDRYFYDHNYVAQLARPSLDTFLQAIYRDRSKLIVVFLGSDYERKEWCGIEFRAIREVLNGRAAERIMYVRMDDGAVEGVLGHDGFVDARRFSPEQLARFIHERAGLLP; encoded by the coding sequence ATGTACAATCTATTCGTATCGGCCGGCGCCGACGCTTGGAACGGCCAGCCATGGACAATCGAAATTGGACGTTGCGTTCGAGAATATACCGATAAGGACATCACCGCGAAATTCGGCGAACTCGACGCCGTCGCGATCGCCGAGCTCAAGCTCTTGCCGTGCATCTTCGCCTACGAAAACGGGAACAACAAGAATCCCAACTTCGGGATCATCACCGACGTGACACGCCGCGCGGCGCAGGTGCGCGTTGAATACGAACTTCACCCCGTCGCGCCCTTTTTGACCTGGCAAGACATGGATACGCTGGCATTCGAGTTGGACCTGAGTAAATGGGAGATGAACCGCACCCATTGGGCGGTCAAAAATCTCAACCTCCAGCAGGAGCTAGCGAGGGCCCGCGGGATCGTCTTGCCCGCTTGGGTTTCAGGTGCCCGCAAGGGCGTCAATCTCGCCGACCACCTCTTCGATGTTGCGTTGTCGTTCCCTGGGGAGTCACGCCCCTATGTACAGCAGGTGGCGGCAGCCCTCGAACGCCTGATCGGGCCCGACCGATATTTCTACGACCACAATTATGTCGCGCAGCTCGCGCGGCCATCGCTCGATACTTTTCTCCAAGCCATCTATCGCGATCGATCAAAGCTGATCGTGGTGTTCCTCGGCTCAGATTATGAACGCAAGGAATGGTGCGGCATCGAGTTTCGCGCCATCCGCGAAGTGCTGAACGGGCGTGCGGCCGAACGCATAATGTATGTCCGCATGGACGATGGCGCAGTCGAAGGTGTTCTGGGGCACGACGGTTTTGTCGATGCGCGGCGCTTTTCGCCGGAACAACTCGCGCGGTTCATTCATGAGCGGGCTGGCCTACTTCCGTAG
- a CDS encoding RelA/SpoT family protein, which yields MLRQYELVDRVLSYDPQADEAMLNRAYVFSVNAHGTQKRASGDPYFSHPIEVAGILTDLHLDDETIATAILHDTVEDTVATPEQIEQLFGPSVARLVDGVTKLSKIEAETESQRAAENLRKFLLAMSDDIRVLLVKLADRLHNMRTLHYIARPEKRRRIAKETMDIYAPLAERIGMYEFMKEMQTLAFRELEPEAYESITKRLEALESEGHRIEKIAQTIETLIDRAGIKAQVGGRQKHPYSIWRKMSERHVSLEQLSDVMAFRAIVETEEECYRALGVIHRKWPMVPGRFKDYISTPKRNGYRSLHTTVFFGDTARIEVQIRTRAMHAQAEFGIAAHWAYKQDAVRPDTQVPWISDLVEILEAADSPEELLEHTKMAMYADRIFAFSPKGELIQLPKGATPIDFAYAVHTDLGDQAVGAKINGRMVPLRTEIANGDSVQILRSKGQSPQPNWLAFATTGKARAAIRRHQRLKERQETHALGRKLYDDIAARLPAPVGPDAVATAVKRLKLADEDALLEAIARRKVSDAAVMEALMPGSAGGADTHVAPPQRHAISITGLTPGVAYTLAECCRPVPGDRIVGIRREGEGITVHEIACPQIGDTVDADGGEWVDLAWGDKAEGGTARIAVTLKNEPGALGAIATVIGAHKANILGLRMDNRDTTFHTNTIEIEVRNASHLTRLLAALRAADAVSEAERL from the coding sequence GTGCTGCGCCAATATGAACTCGTCGATCGGGTGTTGAGCTACGATCCCCAGGCCGACGAGGCCATGCTCAACCGCGCCTACGTCTTTTCGGTCAATGCCCACGGCACCCAGAAGCGCGCATCGGGTGACCCGTATTTCAGCCATCCGATCGAGGTAGCGGGCATCCTGACCGACCTGCACCTCGACGACGAGACGATCGCGACCGCGATCCTGCACGACACCGTCGAGGATACCGTCGCCACGCCCGAGCAGATCGAGCAGCTGTTCGGCCCCTCGGTCGCGCGGCTGGTCGACGGCGTCACCAAGCTTTCGAAGATAGAGGCCGAGACCGAAAGCCAGCGCGCGGCGGAGAATTTGCGCAAGTTCCTGCTGGCGATGTCCGATGACATCCGCGTGCTGCTGGTGAAGCTCGCCGACCGGCTGCACAACATGCGGACGCTCCACTACATCGCCCGGCCCGAGAAGCGGCGCCGCATCGCCAAGGAGACGATGGACATCTACGCCCCGCTCGCCGAGCGGATCGGTATGTACGAGTTCATGAAGGAGATGCAGACGCTCGCCTTCCGCGAACTCGAGCCAGAGGCTTACGAATCGATCACGAAGCGGCTCGAGGCGCTGGAGAGCGAGGGCCACCGGATCGAGAAGATCGCGCAGACCATCGAAACGCTGATCGACCGCGCCGGCATCAAGGCGCAGGTCGGCGGGCGGCAGAAGCATCCCTATTCGATCTGGCGCAAGATGTCGGAGCGGCACGTCAGCCTGGAGCAATTGTCCGATGTCATGGCGTTCCGCGCGATCGTCGAGACCGAGGAGGAATGCTACCGGGCCCTGGGCGTCATTCACCGCAAGTGGCCGATGGTGCCGGGGCGGTTCAAGGATTACATCTCGACGCCCAAGCGCAACGGCTATCGCTCGCTCCACACCACCGTCTTCTTCGGCGACACCGCGCGGATCGAGGTGCAGATTCGCACGCGCGCGATGCATGCGCAGGCCGAATTCGGGATCGCCGCGCACTGGGCCTACAAGCAGGACGCGGTGCGCCCCGACACGCAGGTGCCGTGGATCAGCGATCTGGTCGAGATCCTGGAGGCGGCCGACAGCCCGGAGGAACTGCTCGAACATACCAAGATGGCGATGTACGCCGACCGCATCTTCGCCTTCAGCCCCAAGGGCGAACTGATCCAGCTGCCCAAGGGTGCGACGCCGATCGATTTCGCCTACGCCGTCCACACCGACCTCGGCGACCAGGCGGTGGGTGCCAAGATCAACGGGCGGATGGTACCGCTCCGCACCGAGATCGCGAACGGCGATTCGGTTCAGATCCTGCGATCGAAGGGTCAGTCGCCGCAGCCCAACTGGCTGGCCTTCGCCACCACCGGCAAGGCGCGCGCGGCGATCCGGCGGCACCAGCGGCTGAAGGAACGGCAAGAGACGCACGCCCTCGGGCGCAAGCTATACGACGACATCGCCGCGCGCCTGCCCGCCCCGGTCGGTCCCGACGCGGTCGCGACAGCGGTCAAGCGGTTGAAACTGGCGGACGAGGATGCGCTGCTGGAGGCGATCGCGCGGCGCAAGGTGTCGGATGCGGCGGTGATGGAGGCGCTGATGCCCGGATCGGCGGGCGGCGCCGACACCCATGTCGCCCCGCCGCAGCGGCACGCCATTTCGATCACCGGGCTGACGCCGGGCGTTGCCTATACGCTCGCCGAATGCTGCCGCCCGGTGCCGGGCGACCGCATCGTCGGCATCCGGCGCGAGGGCGAGGGCATTACCGTCCACGAAATCGCCTGCCCGCAGATCGGGGATACCGTCGACGCGGACGGCGGCGAATGGGTGGACCTGGCGTGGGGCGACAAAGCGGAGGGCGGCACCGCGCGCATCGCAGTCACGCTGAAGAACGAACCGGGCGCGCTGGGCGCGATCGCGACCGTCATCGGCGCGCACAAGGCGAACATCCTCGGCCTTCGTATGGATAACCGCGACACGACGTTCCACACCAACACGATCGAGATCGAGGTGCGCAATGCCAGCCACCTCACCCGACTGCTCGCCGCGCTACGCGCCGCCGACGCGGTCAGCGAGGCCGAGCGGCTCTAG
- a CDS encoding DUF1440 domain-containing protein, translating to MANKTRSSAPRPLVGLAAGVAAGLAASAVMALFQAKTAKAFDAEGDPADSATAKAANAAKLLATGEPMRRIDRPAGGQVVHYVFGAALGGAYGLAAEYRPGIATGFGSAYGLLTSAVFDEAAVPALGFGDAPTETPLGVHLYGVSSHLVYGLALEGVRALLGGRRA from the coding sequence ATGGCAAATAAAACCCGATCCTCCGCCCCGCGTCCCCTCGTTGGTCTCGCCGCCGGCGTCGCCGCGGGCCTTGCCGCGTCCGCTGTGATGGCGCTCTTCCAGGCCAAGACCGCCAAGGCCTTCGATGCCGAGGGCGACCCGGCCGATTCGGCGACCGCAAAGGCCGCGAATGCGGCGAAGCTGTTGGCGACCGGTGAGCCGATGCGTCGCATCGACCGGCCCGCCGGCGGGCAGGTGGTCCACTATGTCTTCGGGGCGGCACTGGGCGGCGCTTACGGTCTCGCCGCCGAATACCGGCCCGGCATCGCCACCGGCTTCGGCAGCGCCTACGGCTTGCTGACGTCGGCGGTGTTCGACGAGGCGGCGGTGCCCGCGCTCGGCTTCGGGGATGCGCCGACCGAGACGCCGCTCGGCGTGCATCTCTACGGTGTGTCCTCGCACCTGGTGTATGGCCTTGCGCTGGAGGGCGTCCGCGCGCTTCTCGGCGGGCGCCGCGCCTAG
- a CDS encoding CC_3452 family protein, which translates to MNTVLKIAAASLAILGSVPAVAQSYYTAKPAAELKKASLVTRSTLWKCADGVCAANKAGERDSVLCELVVQRVGKLESFSAGGAAFAPEALDKCNARAR; encoded by the coding sequence ATGAACACCGTCCTGAAGATCGCCGCCGCCTCGCTCGCCATCCTCGGCAGTGTGCCCGCGGTCGCCCAGTCCTATTACACCGCCAAGCCCGCCGCCGAGCTGAAGAAGGCGAGCCTGGTGACCCGCAGCACGCTGTGGAAGTGTGCAGATGGCGTCTGCGCCGCGAACAAGGCTGGCGAGCGCGACAGCGTGCTGTGCGAACTGGTCGTGCAGCGCGTCGGCAAGCTGGAATCGTTCAGCGCGGGCGGTGCCGCCTTCGCTCCCGAGGCGCTCGACAAGTGCAACGCGCGCGCCCGCTGA
- a CDS encoding winged helix-turn-helix transcriptional regulator: MDAKIREPLRELFAQCSLPAALEAMGERWAFLILRAAFNGIYHFEEFQSELGIARNILANRLARFVEHGILERRALPDDRRKIEYRLTEKGYALLPTMIALRQWGEKWETGAISSPVLVDARDSRPIRQVRVLSQDGRELEKSDLKWLLREDVVWDDPEQVAAAE; encoded by the coding sequence ATGGATGCGAAGATCCGGGAACCCTTGCGGGAGTTGTTCGCCCAGTGCAGCCTGCCCGCTGCGCTGGAGGCGATGGGGGAGCGGTGGGCGTTCCTGATCCTGCGCGCGGCGTTCAACGGCATCTATCATTTCGAGGAGTTCCAGTCGGAACTCGGCATCGCTCGGAACATCCTGGCCAACCGGCTGGCGCGGTTCGTCGAGCACGGCATCCTGGAGCGGCGCGCGCTGCCCGACGATCGCCGCAAGATCGAATATCGCCTGACCGAAAAGGGTTACGCGCTGCTGCCGACCATGATCGCGCTGCGGCAGTGGGGTGAGAAATGGGAAACGGGGGCGATCTCAAGCCCCGTGCTGGTCGACGCGCGCGACAGCCGCCCGATCCGGCAGGTCCGCGTGCTCTCGCAGGACGGGCGTGAACTGGAGAAGAGCGACCTCAAATGGCTGCTGCGTGAGGATGTCGTGTGGGACGATCCCGAACAGGTCGCCGCCGCTGAATAA
- a CDS encoding LL-diaminopimelate aminotransferase yields MSDEFYRMKRLPPYVIAEVNAMRAAARASGEDIIDLGMGNPDLPPPQHVLDKLCEVAMKPDAHGYSQSKGIPGLRRAQANYYGRRFGVDLDPETEVVVTMGSKEGLASLATAITAPGDVVLAPNPSYPIHMFGFIIAGATIRSVPTTPDEQYWAALDRAMAFTVPRPSVLVVGYPSNPTAETVDLAFYERLVAWAKENKVWVLSDLAYSELYYDGNPTPSILQVPGAKDVAVEFTSLSKTYSMAGWRIGFAVGNPKLIAALTRVKSYLDYGAFTPIQAAACAALNGPQDIVAKNRELYHKRRDVLVESFGRAGWDIPAPKASMFAWAPLPSALREMGSLEFSKQLLTHAKVAVAPGVGYGEDGEGYVRIALVENEQRLRQAARNVKKYLASMGVNTGTKAAG; encoded by the coding sequence ATGTCCGACGAATTCTACCGCATGAAGCGCCTGCCGCCCTATGTCATCGCCGAGGTGAACGCGATGCGGGCCGCGGCGCGCGCGAGCGGGGAGGACATCATCGACCTAGGTATGGGCAACCCCGACCTGCCGCCGCCGCAGCATGTGCTCGACAAACTGTGCGAAGTGGCGATGAAGCCCGACGCTCACGGCTATTCGCAGTCGAAGGGGATTCCCGGCCTCCGTCGCGCCCAGGCGAACTATTATGGTCGGCGCTTCGGCGTCGATCTCGACCCCGAGACCGAGGTCGTCGTGACGATGGGGTCGAAGGAGGGGCTGGCCAGCCTCGCCACCGCGATCACCGCGCCCGGCGACGTCGTGCTGGCGCCCAACCCCAGCTACCCGATCCATATGTTCGGCTTCATCATTGCCGGCGCGACGATCCGCAGCGTGCCGACGACGCCGGACGAGCAATATTGGGCGGCGCTCGACCGCGCGATGGCGTTCACCGTGCCGCGCCCGAGCGTGCTGGTGGTCGGCTATCCGTCTAACCCGACGGCCGAGACGGTCGACCTCGCCTTCTACGAACGGCTGGTCGCGTGGGCGAAGGAGAACAAGGTCTGGGTACTGTCCGACCTCGCCTATTCGGAGCTGTACTACGACGGCAACCCGACGCCTTCGATCCTGCAGGTGCCGGGCGCCAAGGACGTGGCGGTCGAGTTCACCTCGCTGTCGAAGACCTATTCGATGGCCGGCTGGCGGATCGGCTTCGCGGTCGGCAATCCGAAGCTGATTGCGGCGCTGACGCGGGTGAAGTCCTACCTCGATTACGGCGCGTTCACGCCGATCCAGGCGGCGGCGTGCGCGGCGCTCAACGGCCCGCAGGACATCGTCGCGAAGAACCGCGAACTGTACCACAAGCGCCGCGACGTGCTGGTCGAGAGTTTTGGGCGCGCGGGCTGGGACATCCCCGCGCCGAAGGCGTCGATGTTCGCCTGGGCCCCCCTGCCCTCGGCATTGCGGGAGATGGGATCACTCGAGTTTTCCAAACAGTTGCTGACCCACGCCAAGGTCGCGGTGGCGCCGGGCGTCGGCTACGGCGAGGACGGCGAAGGCTATGTGCGCATCGCCCTGGTCGAGAACGAGCAGCGCTTGCGCCAGGCGGCCAGGAACGTGAAGAAATATCTGGCGAGCATGGGGGTGAATACGGGGACGAAAGCGGCGGGGTAG